A region of Allocoleopsis franciscana PCC 7113 DNA encodes the following proteins:
- a CDS encoding TetR family transcriptional regulator: MSRPPSSTRQRLINAALELFTSQGVTETTTRQIAELAQVNEVTLFRQFGNKQGLLLAVIEDSAVFTHLSETLRAQVQKTSRLDQALKNYASDRLQALEKIPEVLRSVVGEAGRYTLENRRALGRGVTLANLEVARYLATVIDRENLHPRIRVEKVASLLNEMLFGYLVIELTSEFHELWEDREDFLESLVELFLHGVVSHNELSEPSKPLSTPEHPRVADLPASLVHAILQQAKKQGLRDYAFAYILFSTGITLPEVVALERTSYGADTLTNQINDEHQNLLQITQGAIRQVPVNQWIMGKRYGSYARNPLTQWLKSRNDDQPALFVNDAGEPMSESEFRTAWQGFTSELLTPKSQPLFVEQARQTWCVEMLMRGIDLEDLSILSGWDSNQLQPYARRAREKAAIERALKLDSKGSSKADHKA, translated from the coding sequence ATGTCTCGACCACCTTCTTCAACTCGGCAGCGTTTGATTAACGCGGCGCTGGAGTTGTTTACCTCGCAGGGCGTGACGGAGACGACCACTCGGCAAATTGCTGAATTGGCTCAGGTCAATGAAGTTACGCTGTTCCGGCAGTTCGGGAATAAGCAAGGATTACTCTTGGCTGTGATTGAGGACTCGGCGGTTTTTACTCACCTGAGTGAAACCTTGAGAGCGCAAGTGCAAAAGACCAGCCGTTTAGATCAAGCCCTCAAAAATTATGCAAGCGATCGCCTGCAAGCGCTGGAAAAAATTCCAGAAGTGCTGCGTTCGGTGGTTGGGGAGGCCGGTCGCTACACGCTAGAAAATCGCCGAGCCTTAGGACGAGGGGTTACTCTAGCCAATCTAGAGGTGGCTCGATATCTAGCCACGGTTATCGATCGCGAAAATTTACATCCCCGCATCCGTGTCGAAAAAGTAGCGAGTTTGCTCAATGAAATGTTGTTCGGCTATTTAGTCATTGAACTGACGAGTGAATTCCACGAGCTTTGGGAGGATCGGGAGGATTTTTTAGAGAGTTTGGTGGAACTGTTCTTACATGGAGTGGTTTCGCACAACGAGTTGAGTGAGCCATCAAAGCCACTTTCGACACCGGAGCATCCAAGAGTGGCTGATTTACCCGCCTCGTTAGTCCATGCAATTTTGCAACAGGCCAAAAAACAAGGGTTACGAGATTACGCCTTTGCTTATATCTTGTTTAGTACAGGTATCACTCTTCCAGAAGTGGTTGCCTTAGAGCGAACTTCCTACGGAGCTGATACGCTAACCAATCAAATCAACGACGAACATCAGAACCTCTTACAGATTACTCAGGGTGCAATACGCCAAGTGCCTGTGAACCAGTGGATTATGGGAAAGCGCTACGGTTCCTATGCTCGTAATCCCTTGACTCAATGGCTAAAAAGCCGTAATGACGACCAGCCAGCGTTATTTGTCAACGATGCAGGAGAACCTATGTCAGAATCAGAGTTTCGTACAGCATGGCAGGGATTCACCTCTGAATTGTTAACGCCTAAAAGTCAACCGCTATTTGTGGAGCAAGCTAGACAGACTTGGTGTGTGGAAATGTTGATGCGGGGAATTGATTTAGAGGATTTGAGTATTCTAAGTGGTTGGGATTCTAACCAATTACAACCCTATGCTCGACGAGCCAGGGAAAAAGCCGCAATAGAACGTGCACTCAAACTTGATTCAAAGGGAAGCAGTAAAGCAGATCACAAAGCTTAG
- a CDS encoding acyl-CoA desaturase, with amino-acid sequence MTSKTLAAVPDSRSDLKFNWVSATFFVAIHALAMLAPWFFSWSALGVCLFLHWLFGSIGICLGYHRLLTHRSLQVPKWLEYIITTIGTLALQGGPIFWVAGHRQHHAHPEDVVKDPYSAKRGFWWSHMLWLVYQTPGLFDRESYKKYAPDLARDPYYCWLDRYFLLLQIPLGLLLYALGGWSFVIWGMFARAVLLWHSTWLINSATHMRGYQTYDVEDGSRNLWWAAILTYGEGWHNNHHAQPNVAPAGRQWWEVDMTWWAIQVLKTLGLAKKVVMPPQREVQA; translated from the coding sequence ATGACCTCTAAAACACTTGCGGCTGTCCCAGACAGCCGATCTGATTTAAAATTTAACTGGGTTAGTGCAACGTTTTTCGTTGCCATTCACGCTCTAGCCATGCTTGCTCCTTGGTTTTTTTCCTGGTCAGCGTTGGGAGTTTGCCTATTTCTCCACTGGTTATTTGGCAGCATTGGCATCTGTTTAGGGTATCATCGATTGCTGACCCATCGTAGTCTTCAGGTACCCAAGTGGTTGGAGTATATCATTACAACAATTGGTACCCTTGCTCTGCAAGGGGGGCCAATATTTTGGGTGGCAGGTCACCGTCAGCATCACGCTCACCCAGAAGATGTTGTGAAAGATCCATACTCAGCAAAACGGGGTTTTTGGTGGAGCCACATGCTGTGGTTGGTCTATCAAACACCAGGTCTTTTTGACCGAGAAAGCTATAAAAAATACGCTCCAGATCTCGCACGAGACCCCTATTATTGCTGGCTTGATCGCTACTTCTTATTACTCCAGATTCCTCTAGGTCTGTTGCTGTATGCTCTGGGCGGATGGTCGTTTGTCATTTGGGGAATGTTTGCGAGAGCCGTATTGCTCTGGCACAGTACGTGGTTGATTAATTCAGCTACTCACATGCGCGGTTATCAAACATATGACGTAGAAGATGGTTCTCGCAATCTCTGGTGGGCGGCGATTTTAACCTATGGAGAAGGCTGGCACAATAATCACCATGCTCAACCCAATGTGGCACCGGCTGGACGCCAGTGGTGGGAAGTGGATATGACTTGGTGGGCGATTCAAGTGCTAAAAACTCTTGGCTTAGCGAAGAAGGTCGTCATGCCTCCGCAGCGGGAAGTACAAGCTTAG
- a CDS encoding GatB/YqeY domain-containing protein, whose translation MSLKDRISEEIKVAMKAKDKVRLETVRSIKKVILEKESTLRAQGQETLTESQELEVLTQLAKQRRDSIEQYRKAGREDLAEQESQELAILEEYLPKQLSDQEVAAIIDEVIAAVGATSAKDMGKVMGAVMQQLKGRADGQKIQAMVKAKLSS comes from the coding sequence ATGAGCTTAAAAGACCGGATTTCGGAAGAAATCAAAGTGGCGATGAAAGCTAAAGATAAAGTTCGCCTCGAAACAGTCCGTAGTATCAAAAAGGTCATCTTAGAAAAAGAATCGACTTTGCGTGCTCAAGGGCAAGAGACTCTCACGGAAAGTCAGGAGCTTGAAGTTTTAACCCAGTTAGCGAAACAACGCCGGGACTCTATTGAACAGTATCGTAAAGCTGGACGAGAAGACTTGGCTGAACAAGAATCTCAGGAATTAGCCATTCTGGAAGAGTATTTACCTAAGCAACTTTCTGATCAAGAGGTTGCAGCTATTATCGATGAAGTTATTGCTGCTGTTGGAGCAACCTCTGCTAAAGACATGGGTAAGGTAATGGGAGCAGTGATGCAACAGCTTAAAGGTCGAGCCGATGGACAAAAAATTCAAGCGATGGTCAAGGCCAAACTGAGTAGTTAA
- a CDS encoding 3-deoxy-7-phosphoheptulonate synthase — protein sequence MYNQVSNTHIEKSQVLITPIEIKSQLPLTDLAEITVLKSRQELESILDGKDQRKFLVVGPCSIHDVQAAQDYARRLKILSDQVKDKLLLIMRVYFEKPRTTVGWKGLINDPDLDDSFHIEKGLLMARELLIKIAEIGLPTATEALDPIVPQYISDLISWTAIGARTTESQTHREMASGLSMPVGFKNSTDGSIQVALNALHSAREPHHFLGINEEGQVSIFRTTGNAYGHIILRGGDRKPNFDADSVKLAEEKLEEADLPSKIVIDCSHGNSRKNHKLQGSVFENVVQQILDGNTSIVGMMLESNLYEGSQPIPSNLEELQYGVSVTDKCIGWEETEKVILAAYKMLNKADCQVPVEV from the coding sequence ATGTACAACCAAGTCTCTAACACCCATATTGAAAAATCACAGGTTTTAATCACACCGATTGAAATCAAGTCTCAATTACCTTTAACCGATTTAGCAGAGATAACCGTCTTAAAATCTCGGCAGGAGCTAGAGTCGATTCTAGACGGTAAAGATCAGAGGAAATTTCTAGTCGTTGGTCCTTGCTCAATTCATGATGTTCAAGCCGCGCAAGACTATGCTAGAAGGCTGAAAATTCTTTCAGACCAAGTTAAAGATAAACTGCTCCTAATCATGAGAGTTTACTTTGAGAAGCCTAGAACAACGGTGGGCTGGAAAGGATTAATTAATGACCCCGATTTGGATGATTCTTTTCACATCGAAAAGGGGTTACTCATGGCACGGGAACTCCTAATCAAAATTGCTGAGATTGGATTGCCCACCGCCACAGAAGCTCTAGACCCTATAGTACCTCAATATATTAGCGATCTTATTTCTTGGACAGCGATTGGAGCACGCACGACCGAATCCCAAACTCATCGGGAAATGGCTAGCGGACTTTCCATGCCCGTTGGGTTTAAGAACAGTACAGACGGGAGTATTCAAGTGGCGTTAAATGCTCTGCATTCGGCTAGAGAACCCCATCATTTCTTAGGAATTAATGAAGAAGGACAGGTGAGTATTTTTAGAACAACTGGAAATGCTTATGGTCATATTATTCTAAGAGGGGGTGACCGTAAACCCAACTTTGACGCTGACAGTGTTAAGCTGGCGGAAGAAAAATTAGAGGAGGCTGATTTACCATCCAAAATTGTTATCGATTGTAGCCACGGAAACTCTAGAAAGAATCACAAATTACAAGGCTCAGTCTTTGAGAATGTGGTTCAACAAATTCTGGATGGCAATACCTCGATCGTTGGCATGATGCTGGAATCTAATCTATACGAAGGAAGTCAACCCATTCCCAGTAATCTAGAGGAATTACAATATGGTGTTTCTGTAACCGATAAGTGTATTGGCTGGGAAGAAACAGAAAAAGTTATTTTAGCAGCCTATAAAATGTTAAATAAGGCAGATTGCCAGGTTCCTGTGGAAGTTTAA
- a CDS encoding acylphosphatase → MPNPSSPQQSIRAHVFIAGRVQGVGYRYSTMDEAARLGVKGWVRNVPDGRVEAVFEGSRNTVETLIRWCHQGPTAARVKEVEVEYEKPEGLLGFKIER, encoded by the coding sequence ATGCCAAACCCATCATCGCCACAACAGTCTATTCGCGCCCATGTTTTCATTGCCGGAAGAGTTCAGGGTGTCGGCTACCGCTATTCCACGATGGATGAAGCTGCCAGATTAGGGGTGAAGGGATGGGTGCGAAATGTCCCGGATGGTCGTGTGGAAGCGGTTTTTGAAGGAAGTAGGAATACGGTTGAAACCCTAATTCGTTGGTGTCACCAAGGCCCAACGGCAGCTAGGGTTAAAGAGGTGGAAGTTGAATACGAGAAACCTGAAGGGCTTTTAGGTTTTAAGATTGAGCGATAA
- a CDS encoding ABA4-like family protein, which translates to MMFAQLFNIANLFVLPFWVLMILLPNWGITRKVMESYLPFVALALLYIYLFISSITPESAAALSNPQLADIARFFADEKAAATGWIHFLVMDLFVGRWIYLEGQRTGIWTVHSLALCLFAGPMGLLSHILTHWISQRFSSSPDSDSATPSTGTP; encoded by the coding sequence ATCATGTTTGCTCAACTGTTCAATATTGCCAATCTCTTCGTTTTGCCCTTCTGGGTACTGATGATTTTGCTGCCAAACTGGGGTATTACCCGCAAAGTGATGGAATCCTATCTTCCCTTTGTTGCCTTGGCTCTTTTGTATATCTATTTATTTATTAGCAGCATTACACCCGAATCTGCTGCCGCTTTGTCGAATCCTCAGTTAGCCGACATTGCCCGTTTCTTCGCAGATGAAAAAGCCGCTGCGACAGGATGGATTCACTTTCTGGTGATGGATTTATTTGTTGGGCGCTGGATTTACCTGGAAGGACAACGTACAGGTATCTGGACAGTTCATTCGCTGGCTTTATGCTTATTTGCTGGGCCAATGGGATTACTGTCTCATATTTTGACTCATTGGATTTCACAGCGATTTTCTTCAAGCCCTGATTCCGACTCTGCAACCCCTTCCACTGGAACACCGTAA
- a CDS encoding DMT family transporter — translation MKILQQPLKWQVGLILIVGVFAVSTAAIFIRLAINATASAGVNPVGFSLFLAASRLAIASFLLLPAWRNLQQTPFNPGALRYAGAAGVCLALHFATWITSLSFTSIAASTTLVTTNPVWVALLSWLWFKEKLTKLAILGIVVAFIGGVLIALGDQGAVSPGHNPLLGNFLALIGAWMISLYLLLGREAQRRGVGIGTYVAVAYSTGAFVLLPLPLLFGSNYVGYPFAVYLYIFCMAIAAQVVGHTTINWAMSWISPTFVTLAILFEPVSSSFLGFLMFNELPGMLVLEGAVVLLAGVAIALKGRS, via the coding sequence ATGAAAATCCTCCAACAGCCACTGAAGTGGCAGGTCGGATTGATTTTAATCGTAGGTGTTTTTGCCGTTTCCACAGCGGCAATTTTTATTCGCTTAGCCATAAACGCGACCGCTTCTGCTGGGGTCAATCCGGTAGGATTTAGTTTATTCCTCGCCGCTTCTCGCCTTGCGATCGCATCCTTCCTGCTACTACCCGCTTGGCGGAACTTACAGCAAACCCCATTCAATCCAGGAGCCTTACGTTATGCGGGTGCGGCTGGAGTCTGCCTCGCCCTACATTTTGCCACTTGGATTACCTCACTATCCTTCACCTCCATTGCGGCATCAACGACTTTAGTCACCACGAATCCTGTCTGGGTGGCTTTACTTTCCTGGCTGTGGTTTAAGGAAAAACTAACCAAGCTAGCCATACTGGGAATTGTTGTTGCGTTTATAGGTGGTGTTCTAATTGCTTTGGGAGATCAAGGAGCAGTTAGCCCCGGACATAACCCACTACTGGGGAATTTTCTGGCTCTCATAGGCGCTTGGATGATTAGTTTATACCTCCTTTTAGGTCGTGAAGCTCAGCGACGCGGTGTGGGGATCGGCACTTATGTTGCAGTCGCCTACAGTACAGGAGCATTCGTGCTTTTGCCTCTCCCATTACTCTTCGGCTCAAACTATGTTGGCTACCCGTTTGCCGTTTACCTCTACATATTTTGCATGGCGATTGCGGCGCAAGTGGTAGGGCATACTACTATCAACTGGGCTATGAGTTGGATTTCTCCCACCTTTGTCACTTTAGCCATTTTGTTTGAACCCGTTAGTTCCAGCTTTCTGGGCTTTCTGATGTTTAATGAGTTGCCAGGAATGCTGGTATTGGAGGGTGCCGTTGTGTTACTGGCTGGGGTTGCGATCGCCCTGAAGGGGCGTTCTTAG
- the aroA gene encoding 3-phosphoshikimate 1-carboxyvinyltransferase, translating into MPSAIVTLNITEHQHHLLIQKPVSGISLQGHLRVPGDKSISHRALMLGAIAQGETQIQGLLLGEDPRSTASCFRAMGAQISELNSEQVIVQGIGLGQLQEPMNVLNAGNSGTTLRLMLGLLASHPGRFFTVTGDSSLRSRPMSRVVKPLQEMGAKIWGRQGTTRAPLAIQGQSLKPIHYQSPIASAQVKSCILLAGLMTSGQTTVTEPALSRDHSERMLKAFGAELSVDPQTHSVTVTGPAQLQGQTVIVPGDISSAAFWLVAGAIVPGSELVIENVGVNPTRTGVLEALEMMGADIELENQRVVAGEPVADLRVRHGRLQGCKIAGDLIPRLIDEIPILAVAAVFAQGTTVIRDAAELRVKESDRIAVMASQLNRMGARVTELPDGLEITGGTPLVGTDVDSHTDHRIAMSLAIAALNATGTTTIHGAEAAAISYPDFTTTLQQLCR; encoded by the coding sequence ATGCCCTCTGCCATTGTCACCCTAAATATTACTGAACATCAGCACCATTTGCTTATTCAGAAACCTGTCTCAGGGATATCTCTCCAGGGACACCTGAGGGTGCCAGGGGATAAATCCATCTCTCACCGCGCATTAATGTTAGGCGCGATCGCCCAAGGAGAAACCCAAATTCAGGGACTCCTTTTGGGCGAAGATCCCCGTAGCACAGCTAGCTGTTTTCGGGCTATGGGTGCTCAAATCTCTGAATTAAATTCAGAGCAAGTCATTGTCCAAGGCATAGGATTGGGGCAGTTACAAGAACCCATGAATGTTCTCAATGCCGGGAACTCTGGTACTACTTTACGGCTAATGCTGGGACTTCTCGCCTCTCACCCCGGACGATTTTTTACGGTAACGGGTGACAGTTCCCTGCGATCGCGTCCCATGTCTCGTGTAGTCAAGCCCTTGCAAGAGATGGGCGCAAAAATCTGGGGACGTCAGGGGACAACGCGGGCCCCTTTAGCCATTCAAGGACAATCGCTCAAACCCATCCACTACCAATCTCCGATCGCCTCAGCCCAAGTCAAGTCCTGTATCCTGTTAGCGGGTTTAATGACCTCAGGACAGACGACGGTGACTGAACCCGCCCTCTCTCGCGATCACAGCGAACGGATGCTCAAGGCATTTGGGGCAGAACTCAGCGTTGATCCCCAAACCCATAGCGTTACTGTCACGGGACCCGCTCAACTGCAAGGACAAACTGTGATTGTTCCCGGTGATATTAGCTCAGCCGCTTTTTGGCTGGTTGCCGGTGCCATTGTTCCCGGTTCAGAACTGGTGATTGAAAATGTCGGTGTTAACCCTACTCGCACAGGCGTTTTAGAAGCCTTAGAGATGATGGGGGCTGACATTGAGTTGGAAAATCAACGTGTGGTAGCCGGAGAGCCGGTGGCAGACTTGAGGGTGCGACACGGACGCCTCCAAGGGTGCAAAATTGCAGGTGATTTGATTCCCCGCTTGATTGATGAAATTCCGATTCTAGCTGTTGCCGCCGTTTTCGCTCAAGGAACGACGGTGATTCGAGATGCGGCAGAACTGCGAGTGAAAGAGAGCGATCGCATTGCTGTTATGGCATCCCAGTTAAACCGCATGGGTGCCCGTGTGACAGAATTGCCCGATGGTTTAGAAATTACGGGCGGCACTCCTTTAGTCGGAACGGATGTTGATAGTCATACGGATCACCGAATCGCCATGAGTTTGGCAATTGCCGCACTCAATGCTACAGGTACCACGACGATTCATGGTGCTGAAGCGGCTGCCATTTCTTACCCTGACTTCACAACTACCTTGCAACAACTTTGTCGCTAA
- a CDS encoding Mov34/MPN/PAD-1 family protein: MLNLHSHHLQDIQSHAESTYPEECCGLLLGHLNGEARTLLEVLPTQNSWDEETADAFQSIDGLSKRKSSKRNRFSIAPQVMLKVQKEARARNLNIIGIYHSHTDHPAVPSEFDRVIAWPEYSYVIVSVRQGLACDLKSWSLDDNHQFQPEEIHTIGS, from the coding sequence GTGTTAAACCTTCATTCTCATCATCTTCAGGATATTCAGAGCCATGCAGAAAGCACATACCCTGAAGAGTGTTGTGGATTACTCTTAGGTCATTTGAATGGTGAGGCTAGAACCCTGCTTGAAGTCTTACCGACACAGAATAGCTGGGATGAAGAAACGGCTGATGCTTTCCAATCAATTGATGGTTTATCGAAACGGAAGTCTAGTAAGCGCAATCGGTTCAGTATTGCGCCCCAAGTAATGCTTAAGGTGCAAAAAGAGGCACGAGCTCGCAACCTTAACATTATTGGCATTTATCACTCTCACACTGACCATCCAGCCGTTCCGTCAGAATTTGATCGGGTGATCGCTTGGCCAGAATACTCTTATGTTATTGTTTCTGTGCGACAGGGATTAGCTTGTGACCTCAAAAGCTGGAGCCTGGATGACAACCACCAGTTTCAGCCTGAAGAAATTCATACAATCGGGTCTTAG
- the moeB gene encoding molybdopterin-synthase adenylyltransferase MoeB produces the protein MLNPNLDEIQLTKEEYERYSRHLILPQVGLEGQKRLKAASVLCIGSGGLGSPLLLYLAAAGVGRLGLVDFDVVDSSNLQRQVIHGTSWVGKPKIESAKNRILEINPSCQVDLYEELLCSENALDIMKPYDIVVDGTDNFPTRYLVNDACVLLGKPNVYGSIFGFEGQATVFNYEGGPNYRDLYPEPPPPGMVPSCAEGGVLGILPGIIGLIQATETVKIIIQQGTTLSGRLLLYNALEMTFRQLKLRPNPERPVIEKLIDYDQFCGVTQAKEEEAKRQKEMQEITVQELKQLLDGDAKDFVLLDVRNPNEYEIAKLPGSVLIPLSEIENGQGVEKVKQVLNGSRLIAHCKFGSRSAKALGILKEAGIDGINVKGGISAWSKEVDPSVPEY, from the coding sequence ATGCTCAATCCCAATCTGGATGAAATCCAGCTAACCAAAGAAGAGTACGAACGTTACTCCCGACACCTGATTTTGCCACAAGTAGGACTGGAGGGGCAAAAACGCCTAAAAGCCGCTAGTGTGCTTTGCATTGGTAGTGGTGGACTGGGTTCACCCCTGCTGCTGTACCTGGCTGCTGCTGGCGTTGGACGCCTTGGTCTGGTAGATTTTGATGTCGTCGATAGCTCAAACCTGCAACGGCAGGTGATTCACGGCACCTCCTGGGTGGGCAAGCCGAAAATTGAGTCAGCGAAAAATCGCATTCTAGAAATCAACCCCTCCTGCCAGGTAGATCTCTACGAAGAGCTTCTGTGTTCAGAGAATGCTTTGGATATTATGAAGCCCTACGACATCGTTGTCGATGGCACCGATAACTTCCCCACTCGTTATCTGGTGAATGACGCTTGTGTGCTACTAGGGAAACCTAACGTCTATGGTTCAATCTTCGGATTTGAAGGCCAAGCTACCGTGTTTAACTACGAAGGTGGCCCCAACTACCGAGATCTGTATCCAGAACCCCCACCTCCCGGAATGGTTCCTTCCTGTGCTGAAGGTGGTGTTTTGGGTATTCTGCCAGGAATTATTGGTTTAATTCAGGCAACGGAAACCGTCAAAATTATTATCCAGCAGGGCACAACGCTGAGTGGGCGTTTGTTGCTATACAACGCTTTAGAGATGACGTTCCGTCAATTAAAACTGCGCCCTAACCCTGAGCGGCCTGTTATTGAAAAGTTAATTGACTACGATCAATTCTGCGGCGTTACCCAAGCTAAAGAAGAAGAGGCAAAACGGCAGAAGGAAATGCAAGAAATCACAGTTCAGGAACTCAAGCAGCTACTGGATGGTGACGCGAAGGATTTTGTCCTACTCGATGTTCGCAATCCTAATGAATACGAAATTGCCAAGCTTCCTGGCTCAGTCCTCATCCCGCTATCAGAAATTGAAAATGGTCAGGGTGTAGAAAAAGTTAAGCAAGTGCTTAATGGTTCTCGGTTAATTGCCCATTGTAAGTTTGGCAGTCGCTCTGCAAAAGCATTGGGAATCTTGAAAGAAGCGGGCATTGATGGCATCAATGTGAAAGGTGGAATTTCTGCATGGAGCAAGGAAGTCGATCCATCTGTGCCTGAGTATTAA
- a CDS encoding MFS transporter yields MSSVITSPKVLWLQVWGLAAVQGAIALTWVIYNLYLLKLLTQFGFPKELATGVLILENILAAVMEPLMGSLSDQVQRWIGTRFPFISVGVVLSSALFIAIPAFVAFGSPTSAIRWLLPVLMVAWALAMTVFRSPALSLLGRYAFGTNLPQAASILTLVGGVAGAMGPLANQFILNLGPIVTFSIGSFVMLGAAVALRSVNPNRSVEPVAAESDPSSLLTSNWRQISIPRLGLVFGAGVGVALGFRLMMQTFPRILTSQVPAANKGLILGGIFIALALTAIPAGNLASRLGNRQAMSYGLIGMAGFTALMVLTHNGVIAVGVAIALGATFSLVSNGTIPFALSMVPPDKAGLGTGIYFSGGAVASSLFGAVFSQPDSLKPVVGALLAAAAFLLAAIFVASSSRLETAK; encoded by the coding sequence ATGAGCAGCGTCATTACATCACCTAAAGTCTTGTGGTTACAAGTTTGGGGACTAGCGGCTGTACAGGGAGCGATCGCCTTAACCTGGGTTATTTACAATCTTTACCTGCTGAAACTACTGACTCAGTTTGGCTTTCCTAAAGAACTCGCGACAGGAGTGCTGATTTTAGAAAATATATTAGCCGCTGTCATGGAACCTTTAATGGGTAGTCTCTCTGACCAAGTCCAGCGTTGGATTGGTACTCGCTTCCCTTTCATCTCGGTTGGTGTCGTCTTATCCTCTGCTTTGTTCATTGCCATCCCAGCTTTTGTCGCTTTCGGCTCTCCCACATCTGCCATTCGCTGGCTCTTGCCTGTCCTCATGGTAGCCTGGGCTTTAGCCATGACTGTGTTTCGTAGCCCAGCTCTATCCCTACTGGGGCGGTATGCTTTTGGCACAAACTTACCTCAAGCGGCGAGTATCCTCACTCTTGTTGGGGGAGTAGCTGGGGCAATGGGGCCTTTAGCCAATCAATTTATTCTCAACTTAGGGCCAATCGTTACCTTTTCTATCGGGTCATTCGTAATGCTGGGTGCCGCTGTTGCCTTAAGGTCAGTGAATCCCAATCGTAGCGTAGAGCCGGTAGCAGCGGAGTCTGATCCAAGTTCCCTATTAACAAGTAACTGGCGACAAATTTCTATTCCTCGCTTGGGATTAGTGTTTGGAGCAGGGGTGGGAGTGGCTTTGGGATTTCGCCTCATGATGCAAACCTTTCCTCGAATTCTTACGAGTCAAGTTCCAGCAGCGAATAAAGGTTTGATATTGGGTGGAATATTTATCGCTTTAGCACTAACGGCGATTCCCGCAGGAAATCTTGCTTCCCGTTTAGGGAATCGTCAAGCTATGAGCTATGGCTTAATCGGTATGGCTGGATTTACTGCGCTCATGGTGTTAACTCACAATGGGGTGATTGCGGTTGGAGTAGCGATCGCCCTAGGTGCAACCTTTAGTCTAGTTTCTAACGGGACTATTCCTTTTGCCCTGTCAATGGTACCACCGGATAAGGCCGGCTTAGGAACGGGTATTTATTTCAGTGGTGGAGCGGTTGCTTCTAGTTTATTTGGTGCGGTATTTAGTCAGCCAGACAGCCTGAAACCTGTCGTTGGAGCATTGCTCGCTGCTGCTGCCTTTTTGCTGGCAGCGATTTTCGTGGCGAGTAGCAGCAGGCTAGAGACAGCCAAGTAA